A genomic region of Leptospira mtsangambouensis contains the following coding sequences:
- a CDS encoding NAD-dependent 4,6-dehydratase LegB: MKKILITGADGFIGSHLTEALVRAGYETKAFVLYNSFNSWGWLDSCASDVKGKFEVFSGDVRDPNGVRTAMKDCDAVLHLAALIAIPYSYHSPDTYVDTNIKGTLNIVQGAKDLGIKKVIHTSTSEVYGTARFVPITEDHPLQGQSPYSASKIGADQIAMSFYNSFDTPVSIIRPFNTYGPRQSARAVIPTIITQIAKGNRKIKLGAVHPTRDFNFVKDTVAGFLAALKSDKGIGQVINLGSNYEISVGDTVKSIAELMKAEVEIESEDQRLRPEKSEVERLWASNEKAKELLNWKPEYAGIDGLKKGLLETIHWFLEEKNLNSYKAGIYNI; encoded by the coding sequence ATGAAAAAAATTCTTATCACTGGAGCTGATGGTTTCATTGGTTCACATTTGACCGAAGCGCTTGTACGTGCCGGTTATGAAACAAAAGCTTTTGTATTGTACAATTCTTTTAATTCATGGGGTTGGTTGGATTCATGTGCCAGCGATGTAAAAGGAAAATTTGAAGTTTTTTCTGGAGACGTTCGTGATCCAAATGGAGTGAGAACCGCCATGAAAGACTGCGATGCTGTTTTGCATTTGGCAGCCCTCATTGCAATTCCATACTCATATCATTCCCCAGATACTTATGTAGACACAAATATCAAGGGTACTTTGAATATTGTACAGGGAGCGAAAGATTTAGGAATTAAGAAAGTAATCCATACTTCCACTTCGGAAGTTTACGGAACTGCACGTTTTGTTCCCATTACGGAAGACCATCCATTACAAGGTCAGTCTCCTTACTCAGCAAGTAAAATTGGAGCAGATCAAATTGCCATGTCATTTTATAATTCATTTGATACACCTGTTTCCATCATTCGTCCATTTAATACTTATGGACCTAGGCAATCGGCACGTGCAGTGATTCCTACAATTATAACACAAATCGCAAAAGGAAATCGTAAAATCAAATTAGGAGCAGTTCATCCTACTCGTGATTTTAATTTTGTAAAGGATACTGTCGCTGGATTTTTAGCTGCACTGAAATCTGATAAAGGTATTGGGCAGGTGATTAATTTGGGTAGTAATTACGAAATCTCCGTTGGTGATACAGTAAAATCAATTGCTGAATTAATGAAGGCAGAAGTTGAAATTGAATCAGAGGACCAACGCCTTAGACCAGAGAAAAGTGAAGTGGAAAGGTTGTGGGCATCGAACGAAAAAGCAAAAGAACTACTTAATTGGAAACCGGAATATGCGGGAATTGATGGTTTGAAAAAAGGTTTGTTAGAAACAATTCATTGGTTTTTGGAAGAGAAAAATTTAAACTCCTACAAAGCTGGAATATATAACATATAG
- a CDS encoding ABC transporter ATP-binding protein, with protein sequence MNQYAISVEGLSKTYQLGSINHGTLFQDLQSAWARWRGLDDPNAKIGQKNDRLVGNNFQALSDINLEFQKGERVGIIGRNGAGKSTLLKILSRITTPSEGRIRINGRMASLLEVGTGFHPELTGRENVFLNGAILGMRKDEILRKFDEIVDFAGVEDFIDTPVKRYSSGMYVRLAFAVAAHLEPDIMVVDEVLAVGDAVFQKKCLGKMDSVSKDQGRLVIFVSHSMDAISTLCNRSILLDGGRVKFDGDTSSAISLYLEDLKSEMMQNATREPNITFPIEKDINHQILSFGIVTLDKENLQPFDKPFQFNLTYKVTGRISNLVVDLRILKDGETVLFSCIGDRNEEVRDQHEPGVYSASITIPGIFLPVGNYVAQVTMHVPQMHPHGIYNPGKGIHFQIHQEGMTLVSSSYIPGWSGRILLSEPWKVNRINS encoded by the coding sequence ATGAACCAGTATGCTATTTCTGTAGAGGGACTAAGCAAAACGTATCAACTAGGTTCCATAAATCACGGTACTCTTTTTCAAGATTTACAATCAGCTTGGGCAAGATGGAGAGGGTTAGATGATCCCAATGCAAAGATTGGCCAAAAAAACGATCGTTTGGTTGGAAATAACTTTCAAGCTCTTTCAGATATCAATCTTGAATTTCAAAAGGGAGAACGGGTCGGAATCATTGGGCGTAATGGTGCTGGTAAATCAACATTATTAAAAATATTATCTAGGATTACAACTCCAAGTGAAGGACGAATCCGGATCAATGGTCGAATGGCTAGTTTGCTTGAAGTTGGTACGGGTTTCCATCCTGAATTGACAGGTAGAGAGAATGTATTTCTAAACGGCGCTATACTTGGAATGCGAAAGGACGAAATTTTACGAAAATTTGATGAAATTGTCGATTTCGCCGGCGTTGAAGATTTCATTGATACACCAGTGAAACGGTATTCTAGTGGAATGTATGTTCGTTTAGCTTTTGCTGTCGCAGCACATTTAGAACCGGATATCATGGTCGTTGATGAAGTTCTCGCTGTAGGAGATGCTGTCTTCCAAAAAAAATGTTTGGGTAAGATGGATAGTGTCAGTAAAGACCAAGGTCGGCTTGTTATATTTGTAAGTCATAGTATGGATGCAATTAGTACACTTTGTAATCGTTCTATTCTCTTAGATGGTGGTAGGGTGAAATTTGATGGTGATACTTCATCGGCCATTTCCTTGTATCTAGAGGATTTAAAATCAGAAATGATGCAAAATGCTACTAGAGAGCCAAACATCACTTTCCCAATTGAAAAAGATATCAACCATCAGATTTTATCTTTTGGAATTGTTACCTTAGATAAAGAGAATCTCCAACCTTTTGATAAACCTTTTCAGTTTAATTTAACCTACAAGGTAACTGGAAGGATTTCCAATTTAGTTGTAGATTTAAGGATTTTAAAGGACGGGGAGACCGTTTTGTTTAGCTGTATTGGCGATCGAAATGAAGAGGTTCGAGACCAACATGAGCCAGGTGTGTATTCCGCAAGTATAACAATTCCTGGAATCTTTTTGCCTGTAGGAAATTATGTTGCCCAGGTTACAATGCATGTTCCTCAGATGCATCCACATGGTATTTATAATCCAGGAAAAGGAATTCATTTTCAAATTCACCAAGAAGGAATGACTCTTGTGAGTTCTTCCTATATTCCCGGATGGTCAGGAAGAATATTATTATCAGAACCTTGGAAAGTAAATAGGATCAATTCATGA
- a CDS encoding ABC transporter permease, whose product MKEIEITNESKWYKIDIVGIYEYRDLLWLLVKRDFVAFYKQTVLGPLWYIIQPIFTSLTMTIIFSNIANISTDGIHPFLFYLSASTLWSFFSEALTKTSNTFLNNSGLFGKVFFPRMIVPISTVLITYLKLFLQVALLGVFYFALGGSSYLNWNSFFNFFVLIPLVFLQVGLFALGFGIFLSSYTTKYRDLVFALSFGISLMMYASPVIYPVSMVPVKYLDLYMLNPISSNIEVFRYSLFGVLSIQWYHWGAGWLVTFLFLLLGMITFNKVEKNFMDTI is encoded by the coding sequence ATGAAAGAAATAGAAATAACAAACGAATCAAAGTGGTACAAAATCGATATAGTAGGTATATATGAATACCGAGATCTTTTATGGCTCTTAGTGAAAAGAGATTTCGTTGCTTTCTATAAGCAGACAGTTCTTGGTCCACTCTGGTATATTATCCAACCTATTTTTACTTCATTAACAATGACGATTATTTTTAGTAATATTGCCAATATTTCTACAGATGGGATTCATCCATTTTTATTTTATTTATCTGCTTCTACTTTATGGAGTTTTTTTTCAGAAGCGTTGACTAAAACATCGAATACTTTTTTAAATAATTCTGGATTATTTGGGAAGGTTTTTTTCCCAAGAATGATTGTTCCAATATCAACGGTATTGATTACATACTTAAAACTTTTCTTACAGGTGGCTCTGCTCGGTGTTTTTTATTTCGCATTGGGTGGGTCTTCTTATCTGAACTGGAATTCTTTTTTTAATTTTTTTGTTCTGATTCCTCTTGTTTTTTTACAAGTTGGTTTGTTTGCACTTGGGTTTGGAATTTTTTTGTCCTCCTATACAACTAAGTATCGAGATTTAGTTTTTGCATTGAGTTTTGGAATTTCGCTTATGATGTATGCGTCTCCAGTAATCTATCCTGTGTCTATGGTTCCTGTAAAATATCTGGATTTATATATGTTGAATCCAATTAGCTCTAATATTGAAGTGTTTCGATATTCTTTATTCGGTGTTTTATCCATCCAGTGGTATCACTGGGGGGCAGGTTGGTTGGTAACATTCCTGTTTTTACTCTTAGGGATGATCACTTTTAATAAAGTTGAAAAGAATTTTATGGATACTATATGA
- a CDS encoding phosphoglycerate dehydrogenase, whose translation MANVFVSTYPFCRSDKQAIDHLLSNGHHVVINPLERKMKPSEVLENAENFDALIAGTEDLTPLVEKTSQLKLISRVGVGLDSVPLDLCAKKSISVAYTPDAVSPAVSELAIGLMVDLMRQVSFADREIRKGLWTRPYGNRIGGSSIGILGFGRIGKRVASHLIGFLPKEILICDLVDKSKDIEELQRLADGMYSMNSRLGKNWGKVKIRQVELVDLVQNSDILTIHVPLSESTMNMFHLGLLNQMKSSAFLINTARGGIVNESDLYQVLKSKGLAGAALDVFDEEPYFGALKEFENVILTQHMGSCSNDCRADMEREAAEEVVRFFNGEPLVSKVI comes from the coding sequence GTGGCTAATGTTTTTGTTTCCACATATCCCTTTTGTCGTTCTGATAAACAAGCAATCGATCACTTACTTTCCAATGGCCATCATGTGGTGATCAATCCCTTAGAAAGAAAAATGAAACCTAGTGAGGTTTTAGAAAATGCTGAAAATTTTGATGCACTGATTGCTGGAACAGAAGACCTAACACCTCTCGTCGAAAAAACTTCCCAATTGAAATTGATTTCTCGTGTTGGTGTTGGGCTTGATAGCGTTCCCTTAGACCTATGCGCAAAAAAATCTATATCAGTTGCATACACTCCCGATGCAGTATCACCTGCTGTTTCCGAATTGGCTATTGGTCTGATGGTGGATTTAATGAGGCAAGTTTCCTTTGCTGATCGTGAAATTCGAAAAGGATTGTGGACAAGACCATATGGTAATCGTATTGGCGGTTCTAGTATTGGGATCTTGGGGTTTGGTCGAATAGGGAAACGTGTTGCCTCCCATTTGATTGGATTTCTTCCTAAGGAAATCCTAATCTGCGATTTAGTTGATAAAAGCAAAGATATTGAAGAATTACAAAGATTGGCTGATGGAATGTATTCAATGAATTCCAGACTTGGTAAAAACTGGGGTAAAGTAAAGATCAGACAAGTAGAATTGGTCGATCTAGTTCAAAACTCAGATATTCTTACAATACATGTCCCTCTTTCGGAAAGTACAATGAATATGTTTCATCTGGGACTTCTAAATCAAATGAAATCTTCTGCCTTTTTGATCAATACGGCTAGGGGAGGGATCGTCAACGAAAGCGATTTATACCAAGTTCTAAAATCAAAGGGATTAGCTGGAGCAGCTTTAGATGTATTTGATGAAGAGCCCTATTTTGGTGCTTTGAAAGAGTTTGAAAATGTTATTTTAACACAACATATGGGTTCATGTTCTAATGATTGTAGAGCAGACATGGAGAGAGAGGCTGCAGAAGAGGTGGTTCGTTTTTTTAATGGGGAGCCTTTGGTTTCAAAGGTGATATAA
- a CDS encoding GDP-L-fucose synthase family protein — protein MKKDAKIYIAGHRGLVGSALVKVLKEAGFTNVIGKSHSELDLTNQDAVIDYFKAERPEYVFLAAAKVGGIHANNTYPAEFIFSNLQIQNNIIDAAYRFGTKKMCFLGSSCIYPKFAKQPMDEGQLLDGKLEPTNEPYSVAKIAGIVMCQSYNRQYGTNFISVMPTNLYGPGDNYHPENSHVLPALIRRIHEAKVQNSPEVVIWGTGKPLREFLFSDDMARACMFLMENYDVSSDPKGGEHVNIGSGIEVSIRELAETIQEVIGYAGKLNFDLTKPDGTPRKLLDVSKLHRMGWKHEIELKEGIKRAYEDFVKQHRG, from the coding sequence TTGAAGAAAGATGCAAAAATCTACATTGCAGGCCATAGAGGATTAGTTGGTTCTGCTTTAGTTAAAGTTTTGAAAGAGGCTGGGTTTACGAATGTAATCGGAAAGTCACATTCTGAACTTGATCTAACAAACCAAGATGCAGTCATTGATTATTTTAAAGCAGAAAGGCCAGAATATGTTTTTTTAGCAGCTGCTAAAGTTGGTGGAATTCATGCTAACAATACTTATCCTGCAGAGTTTATTTTCTCGAATTTACAAATTCAAAATAACATAATTGATGCTGCATATCGATTTGGAACAAAAAAGATGTGTTTTCTTGGTTCCTCTTGTATTTATCCAAAGTTCGCCAAACAGCCAATGGATGAAGGTCAGTTGCTCGATGGTAAGTTAGAACCAACAAACGAGCCATATTCGGTGGCAAAGATTGCCGGAATTGTGATGTGTCAGAGTTATAACCGTCAATATGGTACAAACTTCATTTCAGTGATGCCAACCAATCTTTATGGTCCTGGAGACAATTATCATCCAGAGAATTCACATGTTTTACCTGCACTGATAAGAAGAATTCACGAAGCAAAAGTTCAGAATTCTCCTGAAGTTGTAATCTGGGGAACAGGCAAACCTCTTCGTGAGTTTTTGTTCTCTGATGACATGGCTAGAGCCTGCATGTTTTTAATGGAGAATTATGATGTGTCTAGTGATCCAAAAGGTGGAGAACATGTAAATATTGGTTCTGGGATCGAAGTGAGCATTCGTGAATTGGCAGAAACAATCCAAGAAGTGATTGGATATGCAGGGAAATTAAACTTCGATTTAACAAAACCTGATGGGACGCCAAGGAAATTATTAGATGTTTCTAAACTTCATCGAATGGGATGGAAACATGAGATCGAACTCAAAGAAGGAATCAAACGAGCTTATGAAGATTTCGTAAAGCAACATAGAGGATAA
- a CDS encoding LegC family aminotransferase, translating into MLSDVEIANSVSDAIKTVTGDSPVILHEPKFSGNEWNYLKECLDTGFVSSVGKFVDRFESELAAYTDSKYAVAVVNGTAALHIALKLSGVQPGDEVLIPTLSFVATANAVTYCGAIPHFVESEPSHLGIDPLAIREYLKIISEKRNGQLVNRSTGRVIRAIVPMHTFGHPVLLDELLKLAKDYRLALVEDAAESLGSYYFGKHTGTFGQFGVLSFNGNKTITTGGGGAILTQDETLAKHAKHITTTAKLPHRWEYIHNEIGFNYRMPNVNAALGCAQLEQLPKFLDSKRTLFLSYKDSLKLVPQVSLIEEPEHCKSNYWLQTLCLLDEYKFARDSILQVTNDNGIMTRPCWRLLHTLAPFADSPKMEMPVATSLEQRLINIPSSPSLIGNSV; encoded by the coding sequence ATGTTAAGTGATGTTGAAATAGCTAATTCTGTTTCAGATGCAATCAAAACTGTTACCGGAGATTCTCCTGTAATTTTGCATGAACCGAAGTTTTCGGGAAATGAGTGGAATTACCTGAAGGAATGTTTGGACACAGGTTTTGTGTCTTCTGTAGGAAAGTTTGTTGATCGTTTTGAGTCTGAATTGGCAGCTTATACAGATTCAAAATATGCAGTTGCTGTAGTTAACGGAACAGCTGCACTTCACATTGCCTTAAAACTTTCTGGCGTACAACCTGGGGATGAAGTTTTAATCCCAACCTTGTCATTTGTTGCCACGGCAAATGCAGTAACTTATTGCGGGGCTATACCACATTTTGTAGAAAGTGAGCCAAGCCATCTGGGTATTGATCCGCTAGCGATTCGTGAATATTTAAAAATAATTTCAGAAAAGCGAAATGGTCAATTGGTTAATCGTTCTACGGGAAGGGTGATTCGAGCCATTGTCCCAATGCATACATTTGGTCATCCTGTTTTACTTGATGAACTTTTAAAATTAGCCAAAGATTACCGGTTGGCGTTAGTGGAAGATGCTGCAGAATCTTTGGGTAGTTATTATTTCGGAAAACACACCGGAACTTTCGGACAGTTTGGTGTTCTTAGTTTTAACGGTAATAAAACCATTACCACTGGTGGTGGCGGGGCAATTTTAACTCAGGATGAAACACTAGCAAAACACGCTAAACATATTACTACTACTGCAAAATTACCGCACCGATGGGAATACATTCATAATGAGATTGGTTTTAATTATAGGATGCCAAATGTCAATGCAGCTTTAGGTTGTGCACAGTTGGAACAATTACCCAAATTTTTGGATTCAAAAAGAACTTTGTTTTTGAGTTATAAAGATTCACTGAAATTAGTGCCTCAGGTTTCGCTTATTGAAGAGCCAGAACATTGTAAAAGTAATTATTGGCTACAAACATTGTGTTTGTTAGATGAATATAAATTTGCTAGAGATTCTATCTTACAAGTTACAAATGATAACGGCATTATGACCAGGCCTTGTTGGCGTTTGTTACATACATTGGCTCCTTTTGCAGATTCACCAAAGATGGAAATGCCAGTTGCTACGTCGTTAGAACAAAGATTGATTAATATACCTAGCAGTCCTTCTCTAATCGGTAATTCAGTTTGA